From the genome of Biomphalaria glabrata chromosome 1, xgBioGlab47.1, whole genome shotgun sequence, one region includes:
- the LOC106052199 gene encoding SKI family transcriptional corepressor 1 homolog-B-like isoform X1, protein MEASAIDSCLAGGMGVACRSPLGQWPSPPAAHTHHSSSAASSILSGGNLVSGGVGGVGGGSYLSYNSPLSDNENSDSMMSDCSPLNPGSAASSPTGPTACGSGNGNGKNGIGSRQNQVGTIMLHGVAIVSLVIDNKVSEDRERLCLAQISNTLLKDYSYNEIHNRRVALGITCVQCTPVQLEILRRAGAMPVSSRRCGMITKREAERLVKSFLEENTPPKLPEDFAFDVHHECGWGCRGFFEPSRYNSSRAKCIKCTYCNMYFSPNKFIFHFHRTPESKYNHPDAANFNSWRRHLKLYTGHDNEEIAYKWEDVKAMFNGGTRKRVFTSGSSPSSTASSMSSSSTPSSNHTSGSYSIRSQSRDTESGSTSKKAKTPSTMDTSQYIPKPPPFPNPFNPYNWLTTSAGKTPYPFMAMNPSQPMCFGFPATSAAANKEVLSERMKPSPLQPPSWMGRTAATGPHFPLSSMDLFWDKAFGFPQAALGFRNGYPPGALPTAPVHSSGAPSMMNTPELHSPHGDLSTRRNSPHSHPQSHMKANYDRREKVRDRMSAFKRVVPSSPSSSSASPRLTPNEENEETVHNDYRRDNDEDDEDGSSICAQDLSTHKDVDDCEEIDVEEEGDERKRRSSDDMPEEAAVKSMQEPLLSSASSRLEASKETDNVDLYRSCHEGSHHCDNTEDKGEHQRDEPLSFKRPQSAASEESSTKRKSPEVKEHGAQDSGLSDESDAEADNVKSYVEVTKDTFREDVSREKSFREHMAIQLEKLRETLTNELEQERKIRFSLQQKLKEAHDALQNFSCGLISERRDLYSLKDTAAIPR, encoded by the exons ATGGAGGCATCGGCCATTGACAGCTGTCTGGCCGGAGGAATGGGCGTGGCATGTCGATCGCCTCTCGGCCAGTGGCCATCACCGCCCGCCGCCCACACGCACCACAGCAGCAGCGCCGCCAGCAGCATCCTCAGCGGCGGAAACCTGGTCAGCGGCGGAGTCGGAGGGGTTGGGGGCGGCAGTTACCTGAGCTACAACTCGCCCCTGTCGGACAATGAAAACAGTGACAGCATGATGAGCGACTGCTCACCTCTGAATCCTGGCTCCGCTGCCTCTAGCCCAACGGGCCCCACGGCTTGCGGTAGCGGCAATGGCAACGGAAAAAACGGCATCGGAAGCCGTCAGAACCAGGTGGGCACGATTATGCTGCACGGTGTGGCCATTGTTTCACTGGTTATAGACAATAAGGTTAGTGAGGATAGG GAACGTTTGTGTCTGGCCCAGATTTCAAACACTTTACTTAAAGACTACAGTTACAATGAGATACATAACAGAAGAGTTGCACTAGGCATCACATGCGTTCAGTGTACACCTGTGCAG TTGGAAATTCTGCGTCGTGCTGGAGCCATGCCAGTGTCCTCAAGACGTTGTGGTATGATCACGAAGCGTGAGGCCGAGAGGCTGGTGAAGAGCTTCCTGGAGGAGAACACGCCACCCAAACTCCCCGAGGACTTCGCTTTTGATGTACACCACGAGTGTGGCTGGGGCTGTAGAG GTTTCTTTGAACCTTCACGCTACAACAGCTCGAGGGCCAAGTGCATCAAATGCACCTACTGCAATATGTACTTCTCTCCAAACAAATTTATCTTTCACTTCCACCGCACGCCGGAGTCCAAGTACAACCACCCGGACGCGGCCAACTTTAACTCGTGGCGCAGACACCTCAAGCTGTACACGGGCCACGACAACGAAGAGATCGCCTACAAGTGGGAGGATGTTAAGGCCATGTTCAACGGAGGAACCAGAAAGAGGGTGTTCACATCTGGATCGTCGCCCTCCTCCACGGCGTCTTCTATGAGCTCCTCTTCCACGCCTTCCTCTAATCACACTTCCGGAAGTTATTCGATCAGATCTCAGTCACGTGACACAGAAAGCGGAAGTACTTCTAAGAAAGCCAAGACGCCGTCGACGATGGACACGAGCCAGTACATTCCTAAGCCACCGCCCTTCCCTAACCCGTTCAACCCTTACAATTGGCTGACCACTTCCGCCGGAAAGACACCATACCCTTTCATGGCCATGAACCCTTCGCAACCCATGTGCTTCGGTTTTCCTGCGACGTCTGCAGCTGCCAACAAAGAGGTCCTGTCGGAAAGAATGAAGCCCTCGCCTCTTCAGCCCCCATCTTGGATGGGGCGAACTGCTGCAACTGGTCCTCATTTCCCGCTTTCTTCCATGGATCTCTTCTGGGACAAAGCGTTTGGGTTTCCACAGGCTGCGCTCGGGTTTAGAAACGGTTACCCCCCAGGCGCCCTACCCACTGCACCGGTACACTCTTCAGGTGCGCCCTCCATGATGAACACCCCTGAGCTTCATTCTCCGCACGGAGATCTTTCCACTCGTAGAAACTCTCCGCACTCGCATCCGCAAAGCCACATGAAGGCCAATTACGACAGGAGAGAGAAAGTCCGTGACAGAATGTCCGCTTTCAAACGGGTCGTTCCATCCTCGCCCTCCTCTTCTTCAGCTTCCCCTCGCCTAACCCCCAACGAGGAAAACGAGGAGACTGTCCACAATGACTACAGGCGAGATAACGACGAAGACGATGAAGACGGCAGCAGCATCTGCGCCCAAGACCTGAGCACCCACAAAGACGTCGACGACTGCGAAGAGATTGACGTCGAGGAAGAAGGAGACGAACGGAAACGAAGATCTAGCGACGACATGCCGGAAGAGGCAGCCGTGAAGTCTATGCAGGAACCTCTTCTATCATCGGCGTCTTCCAGGCTGGAAGCATCTAAAGAAACTGACAATGTTGATCTTTACAGAAGTTGTCATGAAGGAAGTCATCACTGTGATAACACTGAAGACAAAGGAGAGCATCAAAGG GATGAACCATTAAGTTTCAAAAGACCACAGTCCGCTGCAAGCGAAGAGAGCAGCACGAAACGGAAAAGCCCCGAGGTGAAAGAACATGGCGCTCAAGACTCTGGACTTTCTG ATGAGTCCGACGCTGAAGCAGACAACGTGAAATCTTACGTGGAGGTGACCAAAG ATACTTTCCGAGAAGACGTGAGCCGTGAGAAATCGTTCCGTGAGCACATGGCGATTCAACTGGAGAAATTAAGAG aaacatTAACTAACGAACTAGAGCAAGAAAGAAAAATTCGATTTTCACTGCAACAAAAGTTAAAAG AGGCTCACGATGCTCTACAGAATTTTTCTTGTGGGTTGATATCAGAGCGAAGGGACTTGTACTCTCTCAAAGACACTGCTGCGATTCCCAGGTGA
- the LOC106052199 gene encoding SKI family transcriptional corepressor 1 homolog-B-like isoform X2: MEASAIDSCLAGGMGVACRSPLGQWPSPPAAHTHHSSSAASSILSGGNLVSGGVGGVGGGSYLSYNSPLSDNENSDSMMSDCSPLNPGSAASSPTGPTACGSGNGNGKNGIGSRQNQVGTIMLHGVAIVSLVIDNKERLCLAQISNTLLKDYSYNEIHNRRVALGITCVQCTPVQLEILRRAGAMPVSSRRCGMITKREAERLVKSFLEENTPPKLPEDFAFDVHHECGWGCRGFFEPSRYNSSRAKCIKCTYCNMYFSPNKFIFHFHRTPESKYNHPDAANFNSWRRHLKLYTGHDNEEIAYKWEDVKAMFNGGTRKRVFTSGSSPSSTASSMSSSSTPSSNHTSGSYSIRSQSRDTESGSTSKKAKTPSTMDTSQYIPKPPPFPNPFNPYNWLTTSAGKTPYPFMAMNPSQPMCFGFPATSAAANKEVLSERMKPSPLQPPSWMGRTAATGPHFPLSSMDLFWDKAFGFPQAALGFRNGYPPGALPTAPVHSSGAPSMMNTPELHSPHGDLSTRRNSPHSHPQSHMKANYDRREKVRDRMSAFKRVVPSSPSSSSASPRLTPNEENEETVHNDYRRDNDEDDEDGSSICAQDLSTHKDVDDCEEIDVEEEGDERKRRSSDDMPEEAAVKSMQEPLLSSASSRLEASKETDNVDLYRSCHEGSHHCDNTEDKGEHQRDEPLSFKRPQSAASEESSTKRKSPEVKEHGAQDSGLSDESDAEADNVKSYVEVTKDTFREDVSREKSFREHMAIQLEKLRETLTNELEQERKIRFSLQQKLKEAHDALQNFSCGLISERRDLYSLKDTAAIPR, translated from the exons ATGGAGGCATCGGCCATTGACAGCTGTCTGGCCGGAGGAATGGGCGTGGCATGTCGATCGCCTCTCGGCCAGTGGCCATCACCGCCCGCCGCCCACACGCACCACAGCAGCAGCGCCGCCAGCAGCATCCTCAGCGGCGGAAACCTGGTCAGCGGCGGAGTCGGAGGGGTTGGGGGCGGCAGTTACCTGAGCTACAACTCGCCCCTGTCGGACAATGAAAACAGTGACAGCATGATGAGCGACTGCTCACCTCTGAATCCTGGCTCCGCTGCCTCTAGCCCAACGGGCCCCACGGCTTGCGGTAGCGGCAATGGCAACGGAAAAAACGGCATCGGAAGCCGTCAGAACCAGGTGGGCACGATTATGCTGCACGGTGTGGCCATTGTTTCACTGGTTATAGACAATAAG GAACGTTTGTGTCTGGCCCAGATTTCAAACACTTTACTTAAAGACTACAGTTACAATGAGATACATAACAGAAGAGTTGCACTAGGCATCACATGCGTTCAGTGTACACCTGTGCAG TTGGAAATTCTGCGTCGTGCTGGAGCCATGCCAGTGTCCTCAAGACGTTGTGGTATGATCACGAAGCGTGAGGCCGAGAGGCTGGTGAAGAGCTTCCTGGAGGAGAACACGCCACCCAAACTCCCCGAGGACTTCGCTTTTGATGTACACCACGAGTGTGGCTGGGGCTGTAGAG GTTTCTTTGAACCTTCACGCTACAACAGCTCGAGGGCCAAGTGCATCAAATGCACCTACTGCAATATGTACTTCTCTCCAAACAAATTTATCTTTCACTTCCACCGCACGCCGGAGTCCAAGTACAACCACCCGGACGCGGCCAACTTTAACTCGTGGCGCAGACACCTCAAGCTGTACACGGGCCACGACAACGAAGAGATCGCCTACAAGTGGGAGGATGTTAAGGCCATGTTCAACGGAGGAACCAGAAAGAGGGTGTTCACATCTGGATCGTCGCCCTCCTCCACGGCGTCTTCTATGAGCTCCTCTTCCACGCCTTCCTCTAATCACACTTCCGGAAGTTATTCGATCAGATCTCAGTCACGTGACACAGAAAGCGGAAGTACTTCTAAGAAAGCCAAGACGCCGTCGACGATGGACACGAGCCAGTACATTCCTAAGCCACCGCCCTTCCCTAACCCGTTCAACCCTTACAATTGGCTGACCACTTCCGCCGGAAAGACACCATACCCTTTCATGGCCATGAACCCTTCGCAACCCATGTGCTTCGGTTTTCCTGCGACGTCTGCAGCTGCCAACAAAGAGGTCCTGTCGGAAAGAATGAAGCCCTCGCCTCTTCAGCCCCCATCTTGGATGGGGCGAACTGCTGCAACTGGTCCTCATTTCCCGCTTTCTTCCATGGATCTCTTCTGGGACAAAGCGTTTGGGTTTCCACAGGCTGCGCTCGGGTTTAGAAACGGTTACCCCCCAGGCGCCCTACCCACTGCACCGGTACACTCTTCAGGTGCGCCCTCCATGATGAACACCCCTGAGCTTCATTCTCCGCACGGAGATCTTTCCACTCGTAGAAACTCTCCGCACTCGCATCCGCAAAGCCACATGAAGGCCAATTACGACAGGAGAGAGAAAGTCCGTGACAGAATGTCCGCTTTCAAACGGGTCGTTCCATCCTCGCCCTCCTCTTCTTCAGCTTCCCCTCGCCTAACCCCCAACGAGGAAAACGAGGAGACTGTCCACAATGACTACAGGCGAGATAACGACGAAGACGATGAAGACGGCAGCAGCATCTGCGCCCAAGACCTGAGCACCCACAAAGACGTCGACGACTGCGAAGAGATTGACGTCGAGGAAGAAGGAGACGAACGGAAACGAAGATCTAGCGACGACATGCCGGAAGAGGCAGCCGTGAAGTCTATGCAGGAACCTCTTCTATCATCGGCGTCTTCCAGGCTGGAAGCATCTAAAGAAACTGACAATGTTGATCTTTACAGAAGTTGTCATGAAGGAAGTCATCACTGTGATAACACTGAAGACAAAGGAGAGCATCAAAGG GATGAACCATTAAGTTTCAAAAGACCACAGTCCGCTGCAAGCGAAGAGAGCAGCACGAAACGGAAAAGCCCCGAGGTGAAAGAACATGGCGCTCAAGACTCTGGACTTTCTG ATGAGTCCGACGCTGAAGCAGACAACGTGAAATCTTACGTGGAGGTGACCAAAG ATACTTTCCGAGAAGACGTGAGCCGTGAGAAATCGTTCCGTGAGCACATGGCGATTCAACTGGAGAAATTAAGAG aaacatTAACTAACGAACTAGAGCAAGAAAGAAAAATTCGATTTTCACTGCAACAAAAGTTAAAAG AGGCTCACGATGCTCTACAGAATTTTTCTTGTGGGTTGATATCAGAGCGAAGGGACTTGTACTCTCTCAAAGACACTGCTGCGATTCCCAGGTGA